The following are encoded together in the Proteiniphilum saccharofermentans genome:
- the era gene encoding GTPase Era yields the protein MSQNKHRSGFVNIVGNPNVGKSTLMNRLVGEKISIITSKSQTTRHRIIGIVNKPEYQVVYSDTPGVLRPNYKLQESMLNFSLSALDDADVLLYVTDVVEKIDKNDEFLGKVQRLNLPILLLINKIDQTNQDELEKMVTQWRELLPQAEIYPISALNNFSIDVIQNRILELLPESPPYFEKDALTDKPARFFVTEIIREKALLIYQKEVPYSIEVVVEEFKEENDIIRIRAVVMVERDSQKGIVIGHKGESLKKLGTMARKDIERFFEKKVFLQLYVKVEKDWRNRDNMLKTFGYRVD from the coding sequence ATGTCACAGAATAAACATCGTTCCGGTTTTGTCAATATAGTGGGTAATCCCAATGTAGGTAAATCCACACTGATGAACAGGTTGGTGGGAGAGAAGATATCGATTATCACATCAAAGTCACAGACCACGCGTCACCGTATTATCGGTATCGTGAACAAGCCCGAGTATCAGGTCGTCTATTCCGATACGCCGGGGGTACTACGTCCCAATTACAAGTTACAGGAATCGATGTTGAATTTCTCCTTGTCGGCACTGGATGATGCTGATGTGTTGCTCTATGTGACCGATGTGGTAGAGAAAATCGATAAAAATGACGAGTTTTTGGGTAAAGTGCAACGATTAAATTTGCCGATTCTCCTGCTGATCAATAAAATAGACCAGACTAATCAGGATGAGCTAGAGAAAATGGTTACGCAATGGAGAGAATTGTTGCCGCAGGCTGAGATCTATCCCATTTCGGCACTGAATAATTTTAGTATCGATGTGATACAGAATCGCATTCTGGAACTGTTACCGGAATCGCCACCCTATTTTGAAAAGGATGCGCTTACTGATAAACCCGCACGCTTTTTTGTTACTGAAATTATCAGAGAGAAAGCGTTACTTATCTATCAGAAAGAGGTTCCCTATTCCATAGAAGTGGTCGTGGAGGAGTTTAAAGAAGAAAATGATATAATCAGGATAAGGGCGGTTGTGATGGTAGAGCGTGATTCTCAAAAAGGTATAGTGATTGGACACAAAGGAGAATCATTGAAAAAACTGGGTACGATGGCACGAAAGGATATTGAACGGTTCTTTGAGAAAAAGGTCTTTTTGCAGCTTTATGTAAAAGTGGAAAAAGATTGGCGTAATCGAGATAATATGCTGAAAACTTTCGGGTATCGGGTGGATTAA
- a CDS encoding beta-ketoacyl-ACP synthase III, giving the protein MRQLNAVITGITAKVPDYILTNEELATMVDTSDDWIMTRVGIKERRILKGEQQGISVLGTPAVKELLEKTNTAPGEVDAVIFATSTPDHFFPSAASIVAENNGIKNAFCFDMEVACSGFVYGLEICNGLIQTGKYKKIILLAGDKMSSITNYKDRTTCPLFGDAVGAVMIEPTEENIGIIDAELHSDGVGYQPLQMKAGGSKFPATHETVENAEHTVHQDGKVVFKHAVSRMAEVSLNIMERNNLSIDDVNWLVPHQANMRIIDATIDRTGLPREKVMINIERYGNTSAGTIPLCLWEWEPKLKKGDNIILVAFGAGFSWGGVYLKWGYDGK; this is encoded by the coding sequence ATGAGACAATTAAACGCCGTAATCACCGGAATCACAGCTAAAGTGCCGGATTACATCCTCACCAATGAAGAGCTCGCTACCATGGTCGATACCTCTGATGACTGGATCATGACCCGGGTAGGGATAAAGGAGCGGCGGATTTTAAAAGGTGAACAGCAAGGGATTTCGGTATTGGGTACCCCCGCAGTTAAAGAGTTATTGGAGAAAACAAATACGGCTCCCGGAGAGGTTGATGCAGTAATCTTCGCCACTTCCACTCCGGATCATTTCTTTCCTTCAGCAGCCTCTATCGTGGCAGAGAACAACGGTATCAAAAATGCTTTCTGTTTCGATATGGAAGTGGCCTGTTCAGGATTTGTTTACGGATTGGAGATCTGCAATGGTCTCATCCAGACAGGTAAGTATAAAAAAATCATCCTGTTGGCCGGTGATAAAATGTCGTCCATTACCAATTATAAGGACCGTACCACATGTCCCCTTTTTGGTGACGCAGTAGGGGCGGTCATGATAGAACCTACCGAGGAGAATATAGGTATCATTGATGCCGAACTTCATTCGGATGGAGTGGGCTATCAGCCATTGCAGATGAAGGCCGGAGGCAGTAAATTCCCGGCGACACATGAGACGGTGGAAAATGCCGAACATACCGTACATCAGGACGGCAAAGTGGTATTTAAGCACGCAGTTTCACGTATGGCTGAGGTGTCATTGAATATTATGGAGCGCAATAATCTTTCCATCGACGATGTGAACTGGCTCGTTCCACATCAAGCCAATATGCGTATTATTGATGCGACGATAGACCGTACCGGGCTGCCCCGTGAGAAAGTGATGATCAATATTGAGCGTTACGGAAATACCAGTGCCGGTACTATCCCGCTTTGTTTGTGGGAGTGGGAACCCAAACTGAAAAAGGGAGATAATATAATCCTGGTTGCTTTCGGAGCCGGTTTCTCCTGGGGTGGCGTTTATCTGAAGTGGGGATACGATGGGAAATGA
- a CDS encoding carbohydrate-binding family 9-like protein: MRTLQVPKQNVSQLETVFDKIKMLHEGGAEAPIDQVNWKDDFPKSLPVTVRVAHDGEKLYLYYTVIGEAVRAANTEDFGSVWEDSCVEFFMQREGENIYRNFECNVLGVLLSRQNERKGKGENQTPEMPTIYRYGTVCHRYEGNRQVSDWNMYLEIPKKALGFDAHESLSGQKIKANFYKCGDETPEPHFLSWNPIDLPQPNFHAPQFFGLLNLE, encoded by the coding sequence ATGAGAACACTACAGGTGCCCAAGCAAAATGTTTCACAACTTGAAACGGTATTTGATAAGATAAAAATGCTCCACGAAGGAGGGGCAGAAGCTCCAATCGATCAGGTGAACTGGAAGGATGATTTCCCTAAAAGTCTGCCCGTAACAGTGCGGGTGGCGCATGATGGAGAAAAGCTTTACCTCTACTATACGGTGATCGGTGAAGCTGTCCGTGCAGCAAATACCGAAGATTTCGGATCGGTATGGGAAGATAGCTGCGTAGAGTTTTTCATGCAACGTGAAGGAGAAAACATATATCGCAATTTCGAATGCAATGTATTGGGAGTGTTACTTTCCCGGCAGAATGAAAGAAAGGGGAAAGGTGAGAACCAGACGCCTGAAATGCCTACTATTTACAGATATGGTACTGTTTGCCACAGATATGAAGGGAACCGGCAGGTGAGTGATTGGAACATGTATTTGGAGATACCCAAAAAAGCCCTGGGCTTTGATGCCCATGAATCGCTTTCGGGGCAAAAGATAAAGGCTAATTTCTATAAATGTGGTGATGAAACACCTGAACCACACTTCTTAAGTTGGAATCCCATCGATCTACCCCAACCGAATTTCCATGCTCCCCAGTTCTTTGGGCTGTTGAACTTGGAATAA
- the rpmF gene encoding 50S ribosomal protein L32 — translation MAHPKRRQSSARQGKRRAHDHAKLPTMAICPNCGAWHIYHTVCGECGYYRGKLAIEKDVTA, via the coding sequence ATGGCACATCCAAAAAGAAGACAGTCTTCTGCGAGACAAGGTAAAAGGAGAGCGCACGATCATGCCAAATTGCCTACAATGGCAATCTGCCCTAACTGTGGTGCATGGCACATTTATCATACCGTATGCGGTGAATGTGGTTACTACAGAGGTAAACTGGCTATTGAAAAAGACGTAACGGCATAA
- a CDS encoding YceD family protein, whose amino-acid sequence MAKFSLYNISLKNLSEGVHTFEYELDRKFFDAIDGDEVRKGNVKVTVKVRKTSSTFECVFDLKGVVQVPCTRCLDDMNLDVDTQSRLIVKFGKEYSEESDEIVIIPEEEGEINIAWFLYEFIALTIPIKHVHPTGECNRAVSSKLRKHRAVSVDDTDDDDGEIPDDDFSDEEESQDNDPRWDALKGLNLE is encoded by the coding sequence GTGGCAAAATTTAGTTTGTACAATATTTCCCTGAAAAATCTTTCTGAAGGAGTGCATACCTTTGAGTATGAATTGGATAGAAAGTTCTTCGACGCCATTGATGGAGACGAAGTACGGAAGGGTAATGTGAAGGTGACGGTCAAAGTACGGAAAACGTCATCCACTTTCGAATGTGTTTTCGATCTTAAAGGAGTTGTCCAGGTGCCTTGTACACGGTGTCTGGATGATATGAATTTAGATGTGGATACGCAGAGCCGGTTGATCGTGAAATTTGGTAAGGAATATTCTGAGGAAAGCGATGAGATAGTGATCATCCCCGAAGAGGAAGGAGAGATCAATATTGCCTGGTTCCTGTACGAATTTATTGCCCTGACCATACCTATAAAACATGTACATCCAACAGGAGAGTGTAACAGGGCGGTATCCTCCAAATTACGTAAACATCGGGCGGTCAGTGTAGACGATACCGATGATGATGACGGAGAGATTCCGGATGATGATTTTTCCGACGAAGAAGAATCCCAGGACAACGATCCCCGTTGGGATGCACTCAAAGGATTGAATCTGGAATGA
- a CDS encoding phosphotransferase enzyme family protein, whose amino-acid sequence MNKLKEIVSQFIGDDMNVEVNPLGKGHINDSYKVVSGDKEYVLQRINHNIFKNVHQLQSNIQRVTEHIRKKLEEQGVPDVDRRVLTLVPTLDGALYYQDTIGDYWRVMDFIKESKSYDEINPELAYRAGMAFGDFQKMLADLPGEPLFETIPNFHNMEARLETFREAVKANKAGRLDKVAGLVKEIEDRAEEMCKAEKLHREGKLPKRINHCDTKVNNVLFDNGDQVLCVVDLDTVMPGYVLSDFGDFIRTGANTGAEDDKNLENVSVDLDIFEAYAKGYLKNAVSFLTDVEINNLAFGAKLLTYMQMVRFFTDYIDGDTYYKIAYPEHNFMRTKAQFKLLQSLEENFEKMQQIVKEAARG is encoded by the coding sequence ATGAACAAACTGAAAGAGATTGTTTCTCAATTTATCGGTGACGATATGAATGTGGAGGTAAATCCGCTTGGTAAAGGACATATCAATGACTCATACAAAGTGGTATCGGGTGATAAAGAGTATGTGTTGCAGCGGATCAACCACAATATTTTTAAAAATGTACATCAATTACAGAGCAATATCCAAAGGGTGACGGAACATATTCGTAAGAAACTGGAAGAACAAGGTGTCCCTGATGTGGATCGCCGTGTACTAACCTTGGTTCCCACACTGGATGGCGCGCTTTATTACCAGGATACCATAGGTGATTACTGGCGGGTAATGGATTTTATCAAAGAGAGTAAAAGTTACGATGAGATCAATCCCGAATTGGCATACCGTGCTGGAATGGCTTTTGGCGATTTTCAGAAAATGTTGGCAGACCTGCCGGGTGAACCCTTGTTCGAGACCATTCCCAACTTCCATAATATGGAAGCTCGTTTAGAGACATTCCGTGAGGCTGTGAAAGCAAATAAGGCAGGTCGACTGGATAAAGTAGCCGGATTGGTAAAAGAGATTGAAGATCGTGCAGAGGAGATGTGCAAAGCGGAGAAATTACACCGTGAAGGTAAGTTGCCCAAGCGGATCAACCATTGCGATACCAAAGTGAATAATGTTCTCTTTGATAATGGCGACCAGGTACTCTGTGTGGTGGATCTGGATACCGTCATGCCGGGCTATGTGCTTTCAGATTTTGGTGATTTTATCCGCACAGGAGCCAATACGGGTGCCGAAGACGATAAAAATCTGGAAAATGTATCTGTCGATCTGGATATTTTTGAAGCTTATGCGAAAGGTTACCTGAAAAATGCAGTATCTTTCCTTACTGATGTGGAGATAAATAATCTGGCATTTGGAGCCAAACTGCTGACCTATATGCAGATGGTACGCTTCTTTACAGATTATATTGATGGGGATACATACTATAAGATCGCTTATCCGGAACATAATTTTATGCGGACCAAAGCGCAGTTCAAATTGTTGCAAAGCCTTGAGGAAAACTTTGAGAAAATGCAGCAGATTGTAAAAGAGGCGGCAAGGGGTTGA
- the der gene encoding ribosome biogenesis GTPase Der: MQNLVAIVGRPNVGKSTLFNRLTQSRQAIVTETAGTTRDRQYGKVIWGGQEFSLVDTGGWVVNSDDIMEDEINKQVRIAIEEADVILFVVDVMHGLTDLDEGVAQMLRKSGKPVVVISNKSDNFELGHQSAEFYSLGLGDPFSISAINGSGTGDLLDHILTLFTKDNTEEELDDVPKFAVVGRPNAGKSSMVNALVGEDRSIVTDIAGTTRDAINMRYNKFGMDFYLIDTAGIRKKGKVTEDLEYFSVIRSIRMIENADVCILMLDATRGIESQDLNIFSLIQKNRKGLVVFVNKWDTVEEKDNIVIKTFENAIRERLAPFTDFPIIFGSALTKQRILKVMDTAKEVYQNKKRKVPTSKLNEVMLPIIERTPPPSNKGKFIKVKYITQLANTQVPSFVFFCNLPQWVKEPYKRFVENRMRENWNFSGTPINIFFREK; this comes from the coding sequence ATGCAAAACTTAGTAGCGATAGTAGGAAGACCCAATGTGGGGAAATCGACCCTCTTTAATCGGTTGACACAGAGCCGTCAGGCTATTGTAACAGAAACCGCAGGTACCACGCGTGATCGGCAGTACGGAAAAGTGATCTGGGGCGGACAGGAATTTTCGCTGGTTGATACAGGTGGTTGGGTAGTCAATTCCGATGATATAATGGAAGATGAGATCAATAAACAGGTTCGCATAGCCATTGAAGAGGCGGATGTGATACTTTTTGTAGTAGATGTAATGCATGGTCTGACCGATCTTGATGAAGGAGTGGCCCAGATGCTGCGTAAATCGGGTAAACCGGTAGTGGTAATATCCAATAAATCAGATAATTTTGAGTTGGGACACCAGTCTGCAGAATTCTATTCCCTGGGATTAGGTGATCCGTTTAGCATATCTGCAATCAATGGTTCGGGAACCGGCGACCTGTTGGATCACATACTCACATTGTTCACAAAAGATAACACCGAGGAGGAATTGGATGATGTACCTAAATTTGCCGTAGTAGGTCGACCTAATGCCGGAAAATCTTCCATGGTCAATGCTTTGGTCGGTGAAGACCGGAGCATTGTAACCGATATTGCCGGTACAACACGTGATGCCATCAATATGCGCTACAATAAATTTGGTATGGATTTCTATCTGATCGATACGGCCGGTATCCGTAAAAAGGGAAAGGTGACAGAGGATCTGGAGTATTTCTCTGTGATCCGCTCTATCCGGATGATAGAGAATGCCGATGTATGTATCCTGATGCTCGATGCTACACGTGGGATTGAAAGTCAGGATCTGAATATCTTCTCACTTATACAGAAGAACCGGAAAGGATTGGTTGTTTTTGTCAATAAATGGGACACGGTAGAAGAAAAGGACAATATTGTGATTAAGACTTTTGAAAATGCGATCCGTGAACGTCTGGCACCTTTTACCGATTTTCCGATAATCTTTGGGTCTGCGCTCACTAAACAACGAATTCTCAAAGTGATGGATACCGCGAAAGAAGTATATCAGAATAAAAAACGTAAAGTACCTACCAGTAAGTTAAATGAAGTGATGTTACCGATTATTGAAAGGACACCACCTCCATCTAACAAGGGAAAGTTTATAAAGGTCAAATATATCACCCAATTAGCCAATACTCAAGTGCCTTCATTTGTTTTCTTCTGTAATCTGCCGCAATGGGTCAAAGAACCATATAAACGGTTTGTAGAAAACAGAATGCGCGAAAATTGGAATTTCTCAGGAACTCCGATAAATATTTTTTTCAGGGAAAAATAA
- a CDS encoding family 43 glycosylhydrolase, translating into MRIDFLFFIVLLFYSFPSYAIFPQSQVIPQEKQMMFGDTSRTGVPFSKDPHVVYFDGRYLMYYSIPPMKGAENSGWNIGIAESENLITWEKIGEIVPDPEAEYERNGLCAPGALVRDGKVHLFYQTYGNGRNDAICHAFSEDGICFERNRTNPVFKAEGDWNCGRAIDAEVYEFKGQYFLYFATRDPDFKIQMLGVAVAPKETNFNREDWKQPLNAPILYPQLDWEGECIEGASVTIQNGRMYMFYAGAYNNWPQQVGVAVSDDGLTWQRVFDDPFLPNGKPGEWNESESGHPHIFTDADGRTYLFFQGNNDKGKSWYISNKEVFWKDGLPSLVNRSGQ; encoded by the coding sequence ATGAGAATAGATTTTTTGTTTTTTATTGTATTGCTCTTCTATTCGTTCCCTTCCTATGCAATCTTCCCGCAATCTCAAGTTATCCCGCAAGAAAAACAGATGATGTTTGGAGATACCTCACGTACCGGAGTGCCATTTTCCAAGGATCCCCATGTCGTTTATTTTGATGGGCGTTATTTGATGTATTATTCCATACCTCCGATGAAGGGAGCAGAAAATTCGGGGTGGAATATAGGGATTGCAGAAAGCGAAAACCTGATTACGTGGGAGAAAATTGGTGAAATTGTTCCCGACCCTGAAGCGGAGTATGAGAGAAACGGATTATGTGCTCCCGGTGCATTGGTAAGGGATGGGAAGGTGCATCTTTTCTATCAGACTTATGGAAACGGACGCAATGATGCTATTTGTCATGCTTTTTCGGAAGATGGCATCTGTTTTGAGCGAAACCGGACAAACCCGGTTTTCAAGGCTGAAGGTGATTGGAATTGCGGCCGTGCAATCGATGCGGAAGTATATGAATTCAAAGGGCAATACTTCCTCTATTTTGCCACGCGTGATCCGGATTTTAAAATACAGATGTTGGGAGTGGCTGTAGCTCCGAAAGAGACAAACTTCAACAGGGAAGATTGGAAGCAGCCTCTTAATGCTCCTATTTTGTATCCACAATTGGATTGGGAGGGTGAATGTATAGAAGGAGCTTCCGTTACCATCCAAAATGGCAGAATGTATATGTTTTATGCCGGGGCTTACAATAACTGGCCCCAACAAGTAGGTGTAGCGGTTAGTGACGATGGGCTCACATGGCAAAGAGTGTTCGATGATCCATTCCTTCCTAATGGAAAACCAGGGGAATGGAATGAGAGTGAATCGGGCCATCCCCATATATTTACAGATGCTGATGGAAGAACATACTTGTTTTTCCAGGGAAATAATGATAAAGGGAAAAGTTGGTATATTTCAAACAAAGAGGTTTTTTGGAAGGATGGCTTACCATCACTGGTTAACCGATCAGGTCAGTAA
- a CDS encoding DUF349 domain-containing protein — MNTKNNPDNEKLPVKEDQNNKDLQSELPKEDSAVEIPQTEIPAVEEPEKDDLPETGDIASEEVTGEELPESKGQEDETEQTVVKSTNLNLEEVIPEEKTTQESTTTEEVIEEEKGSEEKTVKEPEPIDVSEEATVEEESTIDYDLDDGNGVPDSEDEEDADEDSFADDVSVTLLPIEEIVRNLRDLLTSESPKRKDVDEYKNQFYRSLRNETESQKQEFLSKGGEEIDFIGKEPEIYTEGKELIQKIKEKRADILAKEDAEKEKNVARKLAIIEQVKVLTETQGQEDFNKIYQEFKSLQQEWNEIKLIPQEKVNELWKSYQRYVEKFYDLVRINNEFREYDFKKNLEIKTELCEAAERLNDETDIVSAFHQLQNLHQEWREVGPVSRKEREEIWTRFKEASTQINKKYQAHFEQLREKENENLELKTALCEKLEAIDYSQLKSVKDWNNKVKEVLEIQSQWRQIGFVPRKWNTKIYKRYRAACDFFFRSKNEFYKSLRGEMEENLKKKTALCERAEALKDSQDWKSTTREMIEIQKEWKTIGIVPHKYVDSIWKRFISACDYFFEQKKLHTSSQYEQEQKNLNEKKAIIDKINQLDTSLETEEALAQLHELMDKWYEIGHVPYKMKDRIYKEFYDATEAQFDRLNIGKAERKLEAYKSTISDMARSDNSKGQLLREREKLVRQYERIKNELQTYENNIGFLSVSSKKGNHLLDDMNQKVEKIKSELILLEKKIRAIEDEL, encoded by the coding sequence ATGAATACGAAAAACAATCCTGACAACGAAAAATTACCTGTTAAAGAAGACCAAAATAATAAAGACCTGCAGTCTGAACTCCCGAAAGAGGATTCAGCGGTAGAGATCCCTCAAACTGAGATTCCTGCTGTAGAAGAACCCGAAAAAGATGATCTGCCGGAAACGGGAGATATTGCTTCTGAAGAGGTAACCGGGGAAGAGTTGCCCGAAAGCAAAGGGCAAGAGGATGAGACGGAGCAAACTGTCGTCAAGAGCACGAATTTGAATTTGGAAGAAGTTATTCCGGAAGAAAAAACTACACAAGAGAGTACTACCACAGAAGAAGTTATTGAGGAAGAAAAAGGCAGCGAAGAAAAAACTGTAAAGGAACCGGAGCCGATAGATGTTAGCGAAGAGGCAACTGTTGAGGAAGAATCCACCATTGATTATGATTTGGATGACGGTAACGGTGTCCCGGATTCAGAAGATGAAGAAGATGCTGATGAAGACTCGTTTGCAGATGATGTTTCCGTAACCTTGCTCCCCATTGAAGAGATCGTTCGTAACCTGCGTGATCTGTTGACCTCTGAGAGTCCTAAACGCAAGGATGTGGATGAATATAAAAATCAATTCTATCGTTCTTTGCGGAATGAAACAGAATCACAAAAACAGGAGTTCCTCTCAAAAGGAGGAGAAGAGATTGATTTCATAGGTAAAGAACCGGAAATCTATACCGAAGGAAAGGAATTAATCCAGAAAATAAAGGAAAAGCGGGCGGATATCCTCGCAAAAGAAGATGCCGAGAAAGAGAAAAATGTAGCCAGAAAACTGGCTATTATAGAACAGGTCAAAGTATTGACCGAGACCCAGGGGCAGGAGGATTTTAATAAAATCTACCAAGAGTTCAAATCTCTTCAACAGGAGTGGAACGAGATTAAACTGATACCCCAGGAAAAGGTGAACGAATTATGGAAATCGTATCAGCGTTATGTGGAGAAGTTCTATGACCTGGTGCGTATCAATAATGAGTTCAGGGAATATGATTTCAAGAAAAATCTGGAGATAAAGACTGAATTATGTGAAGCTGCGGAGAGACTCAATGATGAAACGGATATCGTTTCGGCTTTCCATCAGTTACAAAACCTGCATCAGGAATGGAGAGAGGTCGGACCTGTTTCCAGGAAGGAGAGGGAAGAGATATGGACCCGATTCAAAGAGGCTTCAACCCAAATCAATAAAAAATACCAGGCCCATTTTGAACAGTTAAGGGAAAAAGAAAATGAAAACCTGGAATTAAAGACCGCGCTTTGTGAGAAACTCGAAGCAATTGATTACAGCCAGCTTAAATCAGTCAAAGATTGGAATAACAAAGTAAAAGAGGTTCTCGAAATACAATCGCAATGGCGCCAAATAGGATTTGTACCGAGAAAATGGAATACAAAGATATATAAACGTTATCGTGCTGCCTGTGATTTCTTTTTCAGGAGTAAAAACGAGTTCTACAAATCTCTTCGTGGGGAGATGGAAGAGAACCTCAAGAAAAAAACTGCTCTTTGTGAACGTGCTGAAGCCCTTAAGGATAGCCAGGATTGGAAAAGTACGACAAGGGAAATGATTGAAATCCAGAAAGAGTGGAAAACTATTGGTATTGTTCCTCACAAATATGTCGATAGTATCTGGAAACGGTTTATCTCAGCTTGTGATTACTTTTTTGAACAAAAGAAATTGCACACTTCATCGCAATATGAACAGGAACAAAAGAATCTGAATGAGAAAAAAGCCATTATCGATAAAATAAATCAGCTGGATACCAGTCTTGAAACAGAAGAGGCATTGGCCCAGTTGCATGAGTTGATGGATAAATGGTATGAGATTGGGCATGTGCCTTATAAGATGAAGGATCGTATTTATAAGGAGTTCTACGATGCGACCGAAGCCCAGTTCGACAGGTTGAATATTGGTAAGGCTGAGAGGAAACTGGAAGCTTATAAAAGCACGATTTCCGATATGGCACGATCCGACAACTCGAAAGGTCAACTTCTCAGGGAACGCGAAAAACTGGTACGCCAGTATGAGCGCATAAAAAATGAATTGCAGACTTACGAAAACAATATCGGGTTCCTCTCGGTTTCTTCCAAAAAGGGAAATCACCTGTTGGACGACATGAATCAGAAGGTGGAAAAAATTAAATCAGAGTTGATCTTATTGGAGAAGAAAATCAGGGCAATCGAGGATGAATTGTAG